Proteins encoded together in one Bos taurus isolate L1 Dominette 01449 registration number 42190680 breed Hereford unplaced genomic scaffold, ARS-UCD2.0 Super-Scaffold_1723_ScbfJmS_2085, whole genome shotgun sequence window:
- the LOC112445824 gene encoding LOW QUALITY PROTEIN: SLIT and NTRK-like protein 4 (The sequence of the model RefSeq protein was modified relative to this genomic sequence to represent the inferred CDS: inserted 1 base in 1 codon), which translates to MFLWLFLILSALISSTNADSDISVEICNVCSCVSVENVLYVNCEKVSVYRPNQLKPPWSNFYHLNFQNNFLNILYPNTFLNFSHAVSLQLGNNKLQNIEGGAFLGLSALKQLHLNNNELKILRADTFLGIENLEYLQADYNLIKYIERGAFNKLHKLKVLILNDNLISFLPDNIFRFASLTHLDIRGNRIQKLPYIGVLEHIGRVVELQLEDNPWNCSCDLLPLKAWLENMPYNIYIGEAICETPSDLYGRLLKETNKQELCPMGTGSDFDVRILPPSQLENGYTTPNGHTTQTSLHRLVTKAPKTTNPSKISGIVAGKALSNRNLSQIVSYQTRVPPLTPCPAPCFCKTHPSDLGLSVNCQEKNIQSMSELIPKPSNAKKLHVNGNSIKDVDISDFTEFEGLDLLHLGSNQITAIKGDVFRNLTNLRRLYLNGNQIERLYPEMFSGLHNLQYLYLEYNLIKEILAGTFDSMPNLQLLYLNNNLLKSLPVYXFSGAPLARLNLRNNKFMYLPVSGVLDQLQALTQIDLEGNPWDCTCDLVALKLWLEKLNDGIVMKELKCETPVQFANIELKSLKNEILCPKLLNKPSAPFTSPAPAITFTTPLGPIRSPPGGPVPLSILILSILVVLILTVFVAFCLLVFVLRRNKKPTVKHEGLGNPECGSMQLQLRKHDHKTNKKDGLGTEAFIPQTIEQMSKSHTCSLKDSETGFMFSDPPGQKVMMRNVTDKEKDVLHVDTRKRLSTIDELDELFPSRDSNVFIQNFLESKKEYNSIGVSGFEIRYPEKQDKKTKKSLIGGNHSKIVVEQRKSSEYFELKAKLQSSPDYLQVLEEQTALNKI; encoded by the exons ATGTTTCTTTGGCTCTTTCTGATTTTGTCAGCCCTGATTTCTTCGACAAATGCAGATTCTGACATATCGGTGGAAATTTGCAATGTGTGTTCCTGCGTGTCAGTTGAGAATGTGCTGTATGTCAACTGTGAGAAGGTTTCAGTCTACAGGCCAAATCAGCTGAAACCCCCTTGGTCCAATTTTTATCACCTCAATttccaaaacaattttttaaatatcctcTACCCAAACACATTCTTGAATTTTTCACACGCAGTGTCCCTGCAGCTGGGAAATAATAAACTGCAGAACATTGAGGGAGGAGCCTTCCTTGGGCTCAGTGCATTAAAGCAGTTGCACTTGAACAACAATGAATTAAAGATTCTCCGGGCTGACACTTTCCTTGGCATTGAGAACTTGGAGTATCTCCAGGCTGACTACAATTTAATCAAGTATATTGAACGGGGAGCCTTCAATAAGCTCCACAAACTAAAAGTTCTCATTCTTAATGACAATctgatttcctttcttcctgaTAATATTTTCCGATTCGCATCTTTGACTCATCTGGATATCCGAGGGAACAGAATCCAGAAGCTCCCCTATATCGGAGTTCTGGAACACATAGGCCGTGTGGTCGAATTGCAACTGGAAGATAACCCTTGGAACTGTAGCTGTGATCTATTGCCTTTAAAAGCTTGGCTGGAGAATATGCCATATAACATTTACATAGGTGAAGCTATCTGTGAAACGCCCAGTGACTTATATGGAAGACTTTTAAAAGAAACCAACAAGCAGGAATTATGCCCCATGGGCACAGGCAGTGATTTTGACGTACGAATCCTGCCTCCGTCTCAGCTGGAAAATGGCTACACCACCCCGAACGGTCACACCACCCAAACATCTTTACACAGGTTAGTGACCAAAGCACCGAAAACAACAAATCCGTCCAAGATCTCTGGAATCGTGGCCGGCAAAGCCCTCTCTAACCGCAATCTCAGCCAGATCGTGTCTTACCAAACCAGGGTGCCTCCTCTTACACCTTGTCCAGCACCTTGCTTCTGCAAAACCCATCCTTCCGATCTGGGACTGAGTGTCAACTGCCAAGAGAAAAACATCCAGTCCATGTCAGAGCTGATACCAAAACCGTCAAATGCCAAGAAGTTGCACGTCAATGGCAACAGCATCAAAGACGTGGACATCTCCGATTTCACCGAGTTCGAGGGACTGGATCTACTCCATTTAGGCAGCAATCAGATTACCGCAATCAAGGGGGATGTATTCCGAAACCTCACGAATTTACGCCGGCTTTATCTCAATGGCAATCAGATCGAGAGACTCTATCCCGAGATGTTTTCAGGCCTTCATAACCTGCAGTATTTATATTTGGAATACAACTTAATTAAGGAAATCTTAGCGGGCACCTTTGACTCAATGCCAAACTTGCAGCTGCTGTACTTAAACAATAATCTCTTAAAGAGCCTGCCCGTGT ATTTCTCGGGAGCACCCCTCGCTAGACTGAACCTGAGGAACAACAAGTTTATGTATCTGCCTGTCAGTGGTGTCCTGGATCAGCTGCAGGCTCTTACTCAGATCGACCTGGAGGGCAACCCATGGGACTGCACTTGTGACTTGGTGGCATTAAAGCTGTGGCTGGAGAAGCTGAACGATGGGATTGTCATGAAAGAACTGAAGTGCGAGACACCTGTGCAGTTTGCCAACATCGAACTGAAGTCCCTCAAAAACGAAATCTTGTGTCCCAAGCTCTTAAACAAGCCATCGGCGCCATTCACGAGCCCTGCACCCGCCATTACTTTCACTACCCCGCTGGGGCCCATTCGAAGtcctcctggtggtccagtgcctcTGTCCATTTTGATCCTAAGTATCTTAGTGGTCCTCATCTTAACTGTGTTTGTAGCTTTTTGCCTTCTTGTTTTTGTGCTGAGACGAAACAAGAAACCCACAGTGAAGCACGAAGGCCTGGGGAACCCCGAGTGCGGTTCCATGCAGTTGCAGCTGAGAAAACATGACcacaaaaccaacaaaaaagaTGGCCTGGGCACAGAAGCATTCATTCCACAAACCATAGAACAGATGAGCAAGAGCCACACCTGCAGCCTGAAAGACTCTGAAACTGGGTTCATGTTTTCtgatcctccaggccagaaagtCATGATGAGAAATGTCACTGACAAGGAAAAAGATGTATTGCACGTGGATACCAGGAAGAGACTAAGCACCATCGATGAGCTGGATGAATTATTCCCGAGCAGGGATTCCAATGTGTTTATTCAGAATTTTCTTGAAAGCAAAAAGGAGTACAATAGCATAGGCGTCAGTGGCTTCGAGATCCGCTATCCagagaaacaagacaaaaaaaccAAGAAGTCACTGATAGGCGGCAACCACAGTAAAATTGTTGTGGAGCAAAGGAAGAGCAGCGAGTACTTTGAACTGAAGGCAAAACTCCAGAGTTCCCCCGACTACCTACAGGTCCTTGAAGAGCAGACAGCTTTGAACAAGATCTAG